A genomic region of Eucalyptus grandis isolate ANBG69807.140 chromosome 5, ASM1654582v1, whole genome shotgun sequence contains the following coding sequences:
- the LOC104445314 gene encoding uncharacterized protein LOC104445314: MEASKWSDGWSPMGAPAVRQEHWRHFDNSVNAVSFGFVATAILISMFLVMAIFERFLRTNSPEFSAAADAGGDPGRRGGGGGGGGDLESQMGFNPKLNYPSPKMTVYTSGVSVVMPGDNIPTFIARPAPVPCPPERASWPLHQHLPFPHHPAQGASSNRSSSSAQ, translated from the exons ATGGAAGCTTCAAAGTGGTCCGACGGGTGGTCGCCGATGGGAGCTCCCGCGGTGAGGCAAGAGCACTGGCGGCACTTCGACAACTCGGTCAACGCGGTGTCGTTCGGGTTCGTCGCCACCGCCATCCTCATCTCCATGTTCCTGGTCATGGCCATCTTCGAGCGCTTCCTCCGGACCAACTCCCCGGAGTTCTCCGCCGCCGCAGACGCCGGGGGCGATCCGGGGCGccgcggaggcggcggcggaggaggcggcgacCTCGAGTCCCAGATGGGGTTCAACCCGAAGCTCAATTACCCTTCCCCGAAG ATGACTGTCTACACAAGCGGCGTCTCCGTTGTTATGCCGGGAGACAATATTCCGACCTTCATCGCACGCCCAGCTCCCGTGCCTTGCCCACCAGAGCGCGCCTCCTGGCCTCTCCATCAACACCTTCCCTTCCCTCATCATCCAGCACAAGGCGCTAGCTCGAACAGAAGCTCATCCTCCGCTCAATAA